A window of the Trichoderma asperellum chromosome 4, complete sequence genome harbors these coding sequences:
- a CDS encoding uncharacterized protein (EggNog:ENOG41~TransMembrane:7 (o20-37i58-78o98-123i144-170o176-194i206-228o240-260i)), with protein MEASPLAMATASTCDSLKTPSYVELSVSIIILIGLLISYLPQHYRIISRRTSEGISPYFVLLGTTSATAGFANILTVAPSRNAIGCCRELETFECAAGLLGVAQLGTQWLCFSAILILFLVFFRYREANVPQDELGGESPRWQTALAVGGLCILHGLVVIALTGVFAIALPNKLNIWANFLGVMAAALAAVQYIPQIWMTYHLKHVGSLSIPMMCIQTPGGFLFAASLFARLGMEGWSTWAIYLLTAVMQGSVLAMGIYYEIARRNEEYAHSYTSSAPQSPIEHHSTPQRPYAPRTYSEGWERGLPGPFTGHPERYAETEEDLDDMEEREERAIARENQPLLRPGGIGNPHRNYDSTSRH; from the exons ATGGAGGCCTCTCCCTTGGCAATGGCCACGGCCTCCACCTGCGACAGCCTCAAGACGCCCTCCTATGTCGAGCTGAGTGTTTCCAT CATCATTCTCATCGGCCTCCTGATCTCCTACCTCCCTCAACACTATCGCATCATTTCTCGCCGAACATCCGAAGGCATATCTCCCTACTTCGTTCTGCTGGGCACCACGTCTGCCACTGCTGGCTTCGCCAACATCCTGACCGTGGCACCCTCTCGCAAcgccattggctgctgcagagagTTGGAGACGTTTGAATGTGCTGCGGGCCTGCTTGGCGTTGCCCAGCTCGGAACACAGTGGTTGTGCTTCTCTGCCAT CCTTATCCtattcctcgtcttctttcgCTATCGCGAAGCCAATGTGCCTCAGGATGAGCTTGGTGGAGAGAGTCCCAGATGGCAAACGGCTCTCGCTGTGGGGGGCCTGTGCATCCTTCACGGATTGGTTGTGATTGCACTGACGGGCGTGTTTGCCATTGCTCTGCCTAACAAGCTTAACATCTGGGCCAATTTCCTCGGCGTCATGGCCGCAGCTCTAGCTGCCGTCCAATACATTCCTCAGATATGGATGACCTACCACCTAAAGCACGTCGGCAGCTTGAGCATTCCCATGATGTGTATCCAAACGCCGGGAGGCTTTCTATTTGCTGCCAGCCTTTTCGCAAGACTCGGGATGGAGGGCTGGAGCACATGGGCCATATACCTCCTGACTGCAGTTATGCAAGGCAGTGTACTTGCCATGGGTATCTACTACGAAATTGCGAGACGCAACGAGGAATACGCGCATAGCTATACCAGCAGTGCGCCTCAGTCTCCCATCGAGCACCACTCTACGCCGCAGCGTCCATACGCTCCTCGCACCTACTCCGAGGGCTGGGAGCGCGGCCTACCAGGCCCTTTTACAGGCCACCCAGAACGGTACGCCGAAACCGAGGAAGACTTGGACGAcatggaagaaagagaggaacgAGCGATTGCCAGAGAGAACCAGCCGCTGCTCAGGCCGGGCGGCATTGGCAACCCGCACAGGAACTACGACTCGACTTCGCGTCATTAA
- a CDS encoding uncharacterized protein (EggNog:ENOG41) → MWSRTRLAYRGSNASTSGIMAQAEAEAETEASCVVDRHDEQRDKMAPSIRLLAERLANANTSVIAPVPDESPSPLGTDDEDNRSSSHPECENETSSPDTASLDPSIRTQRFYTSAQWTADGTSILALSSDQTVASFILPADLLQPAGEPRHLARQASIKLPEPTQTLASAPYFSLANPASQTFLVGCRDHPLHLYHAFPQPDDDDNDADAAEDVASRPLYTYKLIRMESEQYISPASLLWEYPGTHFICGSANRIDLFDASGHCSDGPALTIPTIPSRRHISKGSGVGMKGTVAALAASPPSDASGHGSILAAGTWTRWMGTYDIHRTDRVVANWSIADADEKSFHISLGGQGIVQTAWSPCGRYLVVNERQADGLLVYDIRGTGQLLAVLNGRRATTQQRLHFDVFQGEAGFEVWAGTQDGSVAVWEEVGMRNDVVEPTWMWKAHESPVGSTIVHSSGSVAATCSGGWGYPREGRGADAASDEESHHRQVFDESSLRVWSIGGPDPGA, encoded by the coding sequence ATGTGGAGCCGGACACGCCTTGCATACCGGGGCAGCAATGCCAGCACCAGCGGAATCATGGcccaagcagaagcagaagcagagacagAGGCATCTTGTGTCGTAGACCGTCATGACGAGCAGCGCGACAAGATGGCACCCTCAATCCGTCTGCTGGCTGAGCGGCTTGCCAATGCCAATACAAGCGTGATCGCACCAGTGCCGGATGAGAGCCCTTCACCTCTCGGGAcggacgacgaagacaaCAGAAGCTCCAGCCATCCTGAGTGTGAGAATGAGACCTCCTCTCCTGATACGGCCTCTCTCGACCCGAGCATCCGAACCCAGCGCTTCTACACTTCCGCCCAATGGACAGCCGATGGCACCTCCATCCTCGCCTTATCGTCTGACCAAACCGTGGCGTCCTTCATTCTTCCCGCAGACCTCCTGCAGCCTGCAGGAGAACCTCGCCATCTGGCCCGTCAAGCCAGCATCAAGCTCCCAGAACCCACCCAGACCCTCGCCAGTGCGCCCTACTTCTCCCTGGCTAACCCAGCTTCTCAGACCTTCTTGGTGGGATGCCGAGATCACCCCCTACACCTGTACCACGCGTTCCCTCAGcctgatgacgatgacaatgatgctgatgccgcTGAGGATGTCGCAAGTCGGCCCCTCTACACCTATAAGCTCATCCGCATGGAGTCTGAGCAGTACATTTCCCCCGCTTCTCTGCTGTGGGAATATCCCGGGACACACTTCATTTGTGGCTCGGCGAACCGCATCGATCTCTTCGACGCATCTGGCCACTGCTCAGATGGTCCAGCCTTGACCATCCCGACGATTCCATCCCGGCGACACATCTCCAAGGGTAGCGGCGTTGGCATGAAAGGCACCGTGGCCGCCCTGGCAGCATCACCTCCCTCCGATGCCAGCGGCCACGGGTCCATCCTGGCGGCCGGCACCTGGACCCGCTGGATGGGGACGTACGATATCCACCGCACTGATAGGGTTGTTGCGAACTGGTCGATCGCTGATGCGGATGAAAAGTCGTTTCACATCAGCCTGGGAGGCCAGGGAATCGTGCAGACAGCGTGGAGCCCCTGCGGGCGGTATCTTGTCGTGAATGAGCGCCAGGCGGATGGGCTGCTGGTCTACGACATTCGTGGCACTGGACAGCTCTTGGCGGTGCTGAATGGCCGCAGGGCTACCACCCAACAGCGGCTGCATTTTGATGTTTTCCAGGGAGAGGCTGGATTCGAAGTTTGGGCTGGGACACAGGACGGCTCGGTAGCTGTGTGGGAAGAAGTTGGTATGAGAAACGACGTTGTAGAGCCTACTTGGATGTGGAAAGCCCACGAATCTCCTGTAGGAAGCACGATTGTGCACTCTAGCGGCTCTGTTGCAGCAACCTGCTCTGGGGGCTGGGGGTATCCGCGAGAGGGCAGAGGagcagatgctgctagcGATGAAGAATCTCATCATAGACAAGTCTTTGACGAATCGTCACTGAGAGTTTGGTCCATTGGCGGGCCAGACCCAGGAGCTTAG
- a CDS encoding uncharacterized protein (EggNog:ENOG41~TransMembrane:1 (n11-22c29/30o266-288i)) gives MIVASLPRSPTATVLLASSTLLQIASSHALPRETKTIAVRELSVVAWPIVATPAPKLSPALASSPVEQLLQRDFNTICGWIGGDPNLPATCLAGSHCAADTVNKAIGCCPDEGPCTEGIFTGCVDVNSPPQTELNPYVFTCTGAQVCYLNHFDGGFSQFGCGSVSQLATTVAATALSQLPLDLSRVSVQLTETPTILSTPTTIGSRTASKTTSSRKTKTTSGSSTSETDTSTSTGTGTTSDSSSTSTSTSTPSAPTSSGSSKAGPIAGGVVGGLAGLALIAALVFFFLRKRKTSPSQYITPSTEKYDGPDSRAIPPNTALLTEERGFNGYESELAPMPQRPPRPSEPAPQLGELGLAVPIDTGYGRPSDEIPLTETVPKPPPEPIVEEDLRPYNPRRRGDGDGASFWSQTRSESRSRGRPWV, from the exons ATGATCGTGGCTTCTCTGCCGCGATCGCCCACAGCCACAGTCCTCCTCGCTTCGTCGACGCTCCTCCAAATCGCCTCCAGCCATGCGCTGCCCCGAGAAACAAAGACCATCGCCGTGCGCGAGTTGAGCGTGGTGGCATGGCCCATCGTCGCAACCCCAGCGCCAAAGCTATCGCCAGCGCTTGCTTCATCGCCCGTCGAGCAGCTGCTACAGCGGGACTTCAACACCATCTGTGGCTGGATAGGGGGCGATCCCAACCTGCCAGCCACGTGCCTGGCGGGCTCGCACTGCGCCGCCGACACCGTAAACAAGGCAATTGGCTGCTGTCCGGACGAGGGGCCTTGCACCGAGGGAATCTTCACGGGCTGCGTCGACGTCAACAGCCCGCCGCAGACAGAGCTCAACCCTTACGTCTTCACGTGCACCGGCGCTCAGGTGTGCTACTTGAACCACTTTGACGGAGGCTTCTCTCAGTTCGGATGCGGCTCAGTCTCGCAGTTGGCGACGACGGTGGCTGCCACGGCGCTGAGCCAGCTCCCTCTGGATCTGAGCCGCGTCTCTGTGCAGCTGACAGAAACACCAACCATTCTATCCACGCCGACGACGATTGGATCTCGGACCGCAAGCAAGACCACATCCAGCCGGAAAACCAAGACGACAAGCGGATCCAGCACCTCTGAGACGGATACGTCTACGAGCACGGGCACAGGCACAACAAGCGACTCATCTTCAACCTCCACTTCGACTTCGACCCCTTCAGCGCCGACTTCGAGCGGCAGCTCAAAAGCAGGGCCAATCGCAGGAGGCGTAGTTGGAGGTCTCGCCGGTCTTGCTCTCATCGCCGCCctggttttcttcttcctgcgcAAAAGAAAGACCAGCCCTTCTCAGTACATCAC GCCATCAACTGAGAAATACGACGGCCCTGATTCCCGCGCCATTCCTCCCAACACGGCTCTTCTAACAGAAGAAAGGGGCTTCAACGGCTACGAATCTGAACTCGCCCCAATGCCGCAAAGGCCACCAAGACCAAGCGAACCCGCCCCCCAGCTCGGCGAGCTCGGCCTGGCCGTGCCCATCGACACCGGCTACGGCAGGCCTTCAGACGAGATCCCTCTCACGGAAACGGTGCCCAAGCCGCCACCAGAACCCATTGTGGAGGAAGATCTCCGCCCATATAACCCGCGGAGAagaggcgatggcgatggtgccTCGTTCTGGTCGCAAACAAGATCGGAGAGTCGGTCTCGAGGTCGGCCGTGGGTTTAG
- a CDS encoding uncharacterized protein (EggNog:ENOG41~TransMembrane:6 (i288-307o347-368i380-401o421-441i480-501o536-555i)), producing MPIRVKLKPQPVREGSPFSARYDAVELPYIAPDDSFRLVVKKLSQYFTDAVELPSTFDQLRTTSAGDCLRLLTNHLTDTCANPAIVNALLALKWHYALDRDNQGLGEARSNACEIVAWRFLTRHSEREAVTFCLFEIPDHKKTKAQQQQQLANDPEAGERAPLLPRVLATFDGSSPSAPVGSSSKKIQLLSSLSRLTNLSMDDDSDDDEEDDPTAAFEGLNALEIAAVANAKRFLSQHVVQKIISGIWNGDIVFWDTMSINSSKHPHFYNPTTSDPYSRLRVPKYLKCWEVLFFGVFLCLYYSVLIVRDETRLTGPEIALFFWIAAFFYDELSEWADAGAIFYATDIWNLFDMIMILIGITFAVLRIVGIMRPETRCNDLAFDVLALEALFMIPRICSILSLSPYWGTLIPCLKEMGKDFIKFMVLIIIVYLGFLTTFSLVGRDSFSLSKMTGILTKIFYGSSYVGFEVMDQIDPIFGPPLMVIFITLSSFLLMGSLTGMLSNSFSRVVTHAKEEYLYVYSVYVLEASTSNRLTHFYPPFNLLSLILFRPWRYIFPRYHKYRAGRIWLLKVTHAPIVAVIKFYEYLKYKGDDDDEFRGFKGPKEPKGRRRRSDIGPAAVTGRPSLASPRRSGPARLLPTSRTRGEDDVDAPSSVEVQVLELQQKIDQLTAVVLAMRESQIANEKNEAGADAGNNLSSF from the exons ATGCCCATCCGCGTCAAGCTCAAACCCCAGCCGGTGCGCGAGGGGAGTCCCTTCTCCGCCCGCTATGATGCCGTCGAGCTCCCCTACATTGCTCCCGACGACTCGTTCCGCCTGGTGGTCAAGAAGCTGTCCCAGTACTTTACCGACGCTGTTGAGCTGCCCAGCACCTTTGACCAGCTGCGCACGACATCTGCTGGCGACTGTCTCCGCCTCTTGACTAACCATCTGACCGATACCTGCGCCAACCCTGCCATTGTCAATGCTCTCTT GGCCCTCAAATGGCATTATGCCCTGGATCGTGACAACCAGGgtcttggagaagctcgCTCCAACGCCTGTGAGATTGTAGCCTGGAGATTCCTGACCCGCCACTCAGAGCGTGAAGCTGTGACATTCTGCCTCTTCGAGATCCCGGACCATAAGAAGACcaaggctcagcagcagcagcagcttgccaaTGATCCTGAAGCCGGCGAGCGAGCTCCTCTACTCCCTCGCGTGCTGGCAACCTTTGACGGCTCGTCTCCCAGCGCACCCGTCGGTAGTTCGTCCAAGAAGATTCAGCTTCTCTCATCCCTGTCCCGCCTAACCAACCTCAGTATGGACGACGAcagtgatgatgacgaagaggatgaccCCACCGCTGCTTTTGAAGGTTTGAACGCTCTCGAGATTGCTGCTGTCGCCAACGCCAAGCGTTTTCTTAGCCAGCATGTCGTGCAGAAGATCATCTCCGGCATATGGAACGGTGATATTGTTTTTTGGGACACAATGTCCATCAACTCATCCAAACATCCCCATTTTTATAACCCGACCACGTCGGATCCTTATTCCCGACTCCGTGTGCCCAAGTATCTAAAATGCTGGGAAGTCTTGTTCTTTGGCGTATTTCTGTGCTTGTACTATTCTGTTCTCATTGTGCGAGACGAAACCCGTCTCACCGGCCCCGAGATTGCCCTGTTCTTCTGGATtgctgccttcttctacGATGAGCTGAGTGAATGGGCTGATGCTGGAGCCATTTTTTACGCTACCGATATCTGGAACTTGTTTGACATGATTATGATCCTCATTGGCATTACCTTTGCCGTGTTAA GAATTGTCGGCATCATGCGGCCAGAAACGCGTTGCAACGACTTGGCATTTGATGTGTTGGCTCTGGAAGCCCTCTTCATGATTCCTCGCATCTGCTCCATCCTCAGTCTAAGCCCCTATTGGGGAACCCTGATCCCCTGCCTCAAAGAAATGGGCAAGGACTTTATCAAGTTCATGGTCTTGATCATTATTGTCTATCTTGGCTTCCTCACTACGTTTTCGCTCGTTGGTCGGGACAGCTTTAGCTTGAGTAAGATGACGGGAATTCTGACCAAGATCTTTTATGGCTCCAGCTACGTTGGTTTTGAGGTCATGGACCAGATTGACCCTATTTTCGGCCCTCCATTGATGGTCATTTTCATCACTctgtcttctttccttctcatGGGATCACTTACCGGTATGCTCTCCAACAGCTTCTCTCGGGTCGTCACCCAcgccaaagaagaatatcTCTATGTGTATAGCGTCTATGTGCTAGAGGCGTCGACCAGCAACCGACTCACTCATTTTTACCCACCATTCAACCTACTCTCTCTAATTCTCTTCCGCCCATGGCGATACATCTTTCCGCGGTACCACAAGTACCGTGCAGGTAGAATCTGGCTTCTCAAGGTGACCCACGCACCCATTGTTGCAGTCATCAAGTTTTACGAGTATCTCAAGTATAAaggagacgacgacgatgaattTCGCGGATTCAAAGGCCCCAAGGAACCCAAGGGCCGGCGGAGAAGGTCGGATATTGGCCCAGCGGCTGTTACAGGCCGTCCTTCGCTTGCCTCTCCTCGCAGATCTGGGCCGGCGAGACTGCTGCCGACGAGCCGAACGCGGGGAGAGGACGACGTGGATGCGCCGTCGTCCGTCGAAGTCCAAGTTTTGGAGCTGCAACAAAAGATTGACCAGTTGACGGCGGTTGTCCTTGCGATGAGGGAAAGTCAAATTGCTAATGAGAAGAATGaggctggtgctgatgctgggAATAACCTTAGCTCTTTCTAA
- a CDS encoding uncharacterized protein (EggNog:ENOG41~TransMembrane:6 (i88-107o147-168i180-201o221-241i280-301o336-355i)): MDDDSDDDEEDDPTAAFEGLNALEIAAVANAKRFLSQHVVQKIISGIWNGDIVFWDTMSINSSKHPHFYNPTTSDPYSRLRVPKYLKCWEVLFFGVFLCLYYSVLIVRDETRLTGPEIALFFWIAAFFYDELSEWADAGAIFYATDIWNLFDMIMILIGITFAVLRIVGIMRPETRCNDLAFDVLALEALFMIPRICSILSLSPYWGTLIPCLKEMGKDFIKFMVLIIIVYLGFLTTFSLVGRDSFSLSKMTGILTKIFYGSSYVGFEVMDQIDPIFGPPLMVIFITLSSFLLMGSLTGMLSNSFSRVVTHAKEEYLYVYSVYVLEASTSNRLTHFYPPFNLLSLILFRPWRYIFPRYHKYRAGRIWLLKVTHAPIVAVIKFYEYLKYKGDDDDEFRGFKGPKEPKGRRRRSDIGPAAVTGRPSLASPRRSGPARLLPTSRTRGEDDVDAPSSVEVQVLELQQKIDQLTAVVLAMRESQIANEKNEAGADAGNNLSSF; encoded by the exons ATGGACGACGAcagtgatgatgacgaagaggatgaccCCACCGCTGCTTTTGAAGGTTTGAACGCTCTCGAGATTGCTGCTGTCGCCAACGCCAAGCGTTTTCTTAGCCAGCATGTCGTGCAGAAGATCATCTCCGGCATATGGAACGGTGATATTGTTTTTTGGGACACAATGTCCATCAACTCATCCAAACATCCCCATTTTTATAACCCGACCACGTCGGATCCTTATTCCCGACTCCGTGTGCCCAAGTATCTAAAATGCTGGGAAGTCTTGTTCTTTGGCGTATTTCTGTGCTTGTACTATTCTGTTCTCATTGTGCGAGACGAAACCCGTCTCACCGGCCCCGAGATTGCCCTGTTCTTCTGGATtgctgccttcttctacGATGAGCTGAGTGAATGGGCTGATGCTGGAGCCATTTTTTACGCTACCGATATCTGGAACTTGTTTGACATGATTATGATCCTCATTGGCATTACCTTTGCCGTGTTAA GAATTGTCGGCATCATGCGGCCAGAAACGCGTTGCAACGACTTGGCATTTGATGTGTTGGCTCTGGAAGCCCTCTTCATGATTCCTCGCATCTGCTCCATCCTCAGTCTAAGCCCCTATTGGGGAACCCTGATCCCCTGCCTCAAAGAAATGGGCAAGGACTTTATCAAGTTCATGGTCTTGATCATTATTGTCTATCTTGGCTTCCTCACTACGTTTTCGCTCGTTGGTCGGGACAGCTTTAGCTTGAGTAAGATGACGGGAATTCTGACCAAGATCTTTTATGGCTCCAGCTACGTTGGTTTTGAGGTCATGGACCAGATTGACCCTATTTTCGGCCCTCCATTGATGGTCATTTTCATCACTctgtcttctttccttctcatGGGATCACTTACCGGTATGCTCTCCAACAGCTTCTCTCGGGTCGTCACCCAcgccaaagaagaatatcTCTATGTGTATAGCGTCTATGTGCTAGAGGCGTCGACCAGCAACCGACTCACTCATTTTTACCCACCATTCAACCTACTCTCTCTAATTCTCTTCCGCCCATGGCGATACATCTTTCCGCGGTACCACAAGTACCGTGCAGGTAGAATCTGGCTTCTCAAGGTGACCCACGCACCCATTGTTGCAGTCATCAAGTTTTACGAGTATCTCAAGTATAAaggagacgacgacgatgaattTCGCGGATTCAAAGGCCCCAAGGAACCCAAGGGCCGGCGGAGAAGGTCGGATATTGGCCCAGCGGCTGTTACAGGCCGTCCTTCGCTTGCCTCTCCTCGCAGATCTGGGCCGGCGAGACTGCTGCCGACGAGCCGAACGCGGGGAGAGGACGACGTGGATGCGCCGTCGTCCGTCGAAGTCCAAGTTTTGGAGCTGCAACAAAAGATTGACCAGTTGACGGCGGTTGTCCTTGCGATGAGGGAAAGTCAAATTGCTAATGAGAAGAATGaggctggtgctgatgctgggAATAACCTTAGCTCTTTCTAA
- a CDS encoding uncharacterized protein (EggNog:ENOG41~TransMembrane:1 (i44-63o)~MEROPS:MER0034745): MLHQKMPREPVNEVRGRCCKSGQSTFRSSLAGGYKEESIRASRMVKYLSPCVLFFTAYCSWYYTAEIMVSTKQLLLQLASVLSTAQAAAVHHRIDDSSNSSPVVDLGYAKYRGARLDAGVDQFLGMRFAQAPLGHLRFRAPRDPTPETGIQDASQFGPICVAVGQTPDAGHAEDCLFVNVFKPSGANEWSNLPVWVYIQGGGYSQNSNANYNGTEVIQQSGNGLVFVNFNYRVGALGFLASEHVRRDGDLNAGLLDQRKLLHWVQKNIRKFGGNPRHVVIQGASAGAGSVTHHLTAYSARKDNQLFVGAIPESPFWPTLRTVSDMEFQYQQLLANANCSSLDCLRGLDTQAFISVSPNAPFTGAASSNPLPLWYWLPVIDGDLITDHLYTNFERGHFIRVPVLVGDDTDEGTYFGYNAATAEQVQVFMKNNYPLLQDPQLEAISQAYPLAAPMPQHAAYFPSAEAAYGESTFTCPGNTVAASVARYFDPRRIWNYHYNVLDPDNVASGLGVPHTFETSAIFGPGYSGGVAASYYTTNAAIVPVTMHYFISFVTKLNPNTAKYASAPNWDPWGQGTGERIRLQTNNTAMEPVPSDQIARCNLWQSLQGYTQM; this comes from the exons ATGTTGCATCAGAAAATGCCCAGGGAGCCCGTTAATGAAGTGAGGGGTAGATGTTGTAAGTCGGGTCAGTCGACGTTCCGCAGCAGCCTGGCAGGCGGATATAAAGAAGAGTCGATTCGAGCTTCACGGATGGTCAAATATCTGTCTCCCTGTGTACTGTTCTTCACTGCCTATTGTTCATGGTATTATACGGCAGAAATCATGGTTTCAACcaagcagcttctgcttcagCTTGCCTCTGTACTTTCAACAGCCCAGGCCGCTGCAGTTCACCACCGCATTGATGACAGCAGCAACTCCTCCCCTGTCGTCGACCTGGGATATGCCAAATATCGTGGGGCCAGACTAGATGCCGGAGTCGATCAGTTCCTTGGCATGAGGTTCGCCCAAGCGCCTCTCGGGCATCTCAGATTCAGGGCACCACGAGATCCAACTCCAGAAACGGGAATTCAAGATGCCTCACAG TTCGGACCAATATGCGTAGCTGTCGGACAAACACCAGACGCCGGCCACGCAGAAGACTGCCTCTTCGTCAACGTCTTCAAACCATCAGGCGCGAACGAATGGTCCAATCTGCCCGTCTGGGTCTACATCCAAGGCGGCGGCTATTCGCAAAACTCAAACGCCAACTACAATGGCACCGAAGTCATCCAGCAGTCTGGCAATGGACTCGTCTTTGTCAACTTCAACTACCGCGTTGGCGCACTTGGGTTTCTTGCGAGCGAGCATGTCCGCAGAGACGGCGACCTCAACGCCGGGCTTTTAGATCAGAGAAAGCTCCTTCATTGGGTACAGAAGAACATCAGAaaa TTTGGCGGCAACCCCAGACACGTCGTCATCCAAGGCGCATCCGCCGGCGCAGGTTCCGTAACGCACCACCTCACAGCTTACAGCGCCAGAAAGGACAACCAGCTCTTCGTAGGAGCAATACCCGAAAGTCCATTCTGGCCAACTCTCAGAACCGTTAGCGACATGGAGTTTCAATatcagcagctcctcgccaacgccaacTGCTCATCCCTCGACTGTCTCCGCGGCCTAGACACACAGGCATTCATCAGCGTCAGTCCCAACGCGCCATTCACaggagcagcaagcagcaacCCCTTACCATTATGGTACTGGCTGCCCGTCATAGACGGCGACCTCATCACAGACCACCTCTACACCAACTTTGAAAGAGGCCACTTCATCCGCGTCCCAGTCCTCGTTGGCGACGACACCGATGAAGGCACCTACTTCGGCTACAACGCCGCAACCGCAGAACAAGTCCAAGTCTTCATGAAGAACAACTACCCCCTTCTCCAAGACCCCCAGCTCGAAGCCATCAGCCAGGCCTATCCCCTCGCAGCACCCATGCCCCAGCACGCAGCCTACTTCCCATCCGCAGAAGCAGCATACGGTGAATCTACATTCACTTGTCCCGGCAACACAGTCGCCGCCTCCGTAGCACGATATTTCGATCCTCGCCGCATCTGGAACTATCACTACAACGTCTTGGATCCGGATAATGTAGCCAGTGGCCTCGGAGTGCCTCACACGTTCGAGACGAGTGCCATATTTGGGCCTGGATACTCCGGTGGAGTGGCGGCGTCCTATTATACGACAAACGCGGCCATTGTCCCAGTCACCATGCATTATTTCATTAGTTTCGTGACGAAACTGAATCCTAATACGGCCAAATATGCTTCGGCGCCGAATTGGGATCCTTGGGGCCAAGGAACGGGAGAGAGAATCCGGCTGCAGACGAATAATACGGCCATGGAGCCTGTGCCTTCGGATCAGATAGCGAGATGTAATCTGTGGCAGAGTCTTCAAGGCTACACCCAGATGTAA
- a CDS encoding uncharacterized protein (SECRETED:SignalP(1-18)~EggNog:ENOG41) has translation MVYLSYWLVVSLAASASGFRFPGKRHSQEDQAAVLPSDDPFYAVPRNIDSFLPGEIIAYREPPSEISAYGWIPTHLKKAYQILYRTTDSLEQPTATVLTVLIPPDAEYDKVLSLQMAEDSTTINCAPSYTMQRSAQQGGPYGSNITQVQVLFAETALARKWIVIVPDYEGPKAAYTASKITAYSILDGIRAAKHSGPITGIASNPRIGIWGYSGGGAATQVAINMQELYAPELEIAGAAMGGLPGLSKASDIFALNKKQSSALIPSAMIGLSRQYPALQQHIYSSLKPQFRDIFYSSLHMCLQEATVILSFQDILGMFYNTSLPGLINELESTFQAENMHLPTAIQAPLYIYQSVNDHLSDVSKIDAMVRDYCEHGTKVHYERATSPKLDHVNYGLIAIPEALSWMQDRLDGKQVSEGCVTHTDTTESLDPTLLSLFPKYISAGLSGIANAF, from the coding sequence ATGGTTTATTTAAGCTACTGGCTAGTTGTGTCCCTGGCCGCTTCGGCTTCCGGGTTTCGTTTTCCTGGCAAACGTCATtcccaagaagaccaagcgGCTGTGCTTCCAAGCGATGATCCATTCTATGCCGTTCCACGCAATATAGACTCCTTCTTACCAGGAGAAATAATAGCCTATCGAGAGCCACCTTCAGAAATTTCCGCCTACGGATGGATACCAACGCATTTGAAGAAGGCATACCAGATTCTCTACCGAACAACCGATAGCTTAGAGCAGCCTACTGCCACTGTCTTGACGGTTCTCATTCCGCCAGATGCCGAGTATGACAAAGTGCTGTCTTTGCAAATGGCTGAAGACTCTACAACTATTAATTGCGCCCCATCATATACAATGCAGCGTTCAGCGCAGCAGGGTGGACCTTACGGTTCCAACATCACTCAAGTTCAGGTGCTTTTCGCAGAAACGGCGCTTGCTCGGAAATGGATTGTTATAGTACCGGATTACGAAGGACCCAAAGCAGCATATACTGCAAGCAAAATAACGGCTTATTCGATTCTGGACGGCATTCGAGCCGCGAAACACTCTGGTCCTATCACCGGCATTGCATCGAATCCTAGGATTGGAATATGGGGTTATTCTGGGGGAGGAGCTGCTACTCAGGTAGCAATCAATATGCAGGAACTATATGCACCCGAGCTTGAAATCGCTGGTGCTGCGATGGGAGGGCTGCCGGGTCTTTCAAAGGCGAGCGATATTTTTGCCCTCAACAAAAAACAGAGTTCGGCTCTCATCCCATCGGCAATGATTGGCTTGTCCAGGCAGTACCCAGCACTCCAGCAACACATTTATTCATCATTGAAGCCTCAGTTTCGAGATATCTTCTACAGCTCCTTGCACATGTGTCTGCAAGAAGCTACTGTGATCCTCTCTTTTCAAGATATTTTGGGCATGTTTTATAACACTTCATTGCCAGGGCTGATAAACGAGCTGGAATCGACTTTCCAAGCAGAGAACATGCATCTACCAACAGCTATACAAGCTCCTCTGTACATATACCAAAGCGTCAATGATCATCTATCCGATGTTAGCAAGATAGATGCGATGGTGCGGGATTATTGCGAGCACGGTACGAAAGTTCACTATGAGCGAGCCACCTCGCCGAAGTTGGACCACGTGAATTATGGTTTGATAGCAATACCGGAAGCATTATCGTGGATGCAAGATCGACTTGATGGGAAACAAGTTTCTGAGGGTTGCGTGACTCATACGGATACGACTGAGAGTCTTGATCCGACGCTTTTGAGCCTCTTCCCCAAGTATATTAGCGCGGGTTTATCTGGAATTGCAAATGCATTTTAA